A genomic region of Serratia fonticola contains the following coding sequences:
- a CDS encoding bifunctional 3-(3-hydroxy-phenyl)propionate/3-hydroxycinnamic acid hydroxylase — MPYNNVSEKDQVAHYQAQVAVVGAGPVGLMMANYLGQMGIEVLLIEKLDTLIDYPRAIGIDDEALRTIQAVGLIDEVLPHTTPWHAMRFLTPKGRCFADIQPMTDEFGWSRRNAFIQPQVDAVLFDGLKRFPHVSSLFSRNLMAFSQDTQGVTLQLEDETGKREVVRADWLVACDGGSSFIRRTLGIAFDGKTAPNQWVVVDIANDPLSTPHIYMCCDPVRPYVSAALPHGVRRFEFMVMPGETESELSKPEKMRELLAKVLPEPDRVELIRQRVYTHNARLAAQFRVDRILLAGDAVHIMPVWQGQGYNSGMRDAFNLAWKLAMVVKGQAGDTLLNTYQQERRDHAKAMIDLSVTAGHVLAPPRRWQGKLRDVLSWLFNYLPPIKRYFLEMRFKPMPQYRAGALVMGTEKFSPVGRMFIQPKVTLSDGRQQRLDDVIGPQFAIIAWGSNPQWGLNTEQIRQWQQVGAQFIQVVPEVQLSAIHQLPAGVVCVGDHTGRLKAWFAERQHSIVVLRPDRFVAGVAIPQTLARLMNELAMAVSLRAATTTTTIENKVA, encoded by the coding sequence ATGCCCTACAACAATGTTTCAGAAAAAGATCAGGTTGCCCATTATCAGGCGCAGGTTGCCGTGGTGGGGGCTGGTCCAGTCGGCCTGATGATGGCCAATTATCTTGGTCAAATGGGGATTGAGGTTCTGCTGATTGAGAAGCTCGATACCTTGATCGATTACCCACGTGCCATTGGCATCGACGACGAAGCACTGCGTACTATTCAGGCGGTTGGCTTGATCGATGAGGTGTTGCCCCATACCACTCCGTGGCACGCGATGCGCTTCCTTACTCCAAAAGGGCGCTGTTTTGCCGATATCCAGCCGATGACCGACGAGTTTGGTTGGTCTCGGCGTAACGCCTTCATCCAACCGCAGGTGGATGCCGTCCTGTTCGATGGCCTTAAACGTTTCCCGCATGTCAGTAGCCTGTTTTCTCGCAATCTGATGGCCTTCAGCCAGGATACGCAAGGTGTCACGCTGCAACTGGAGGATGAGACCGGTAAACGTGAAGTTGTCCGTGCCGATTGGCTGGTGGCTTGCGATGGTGGCAGCAGTTTTATCCGTCGTACGCTGGGCATTGCCTTTGATGGTAAAACCGCCCCCAATCAGTGGGTGGTGGTGGATATCGCCAACGATCCGCTCAGTACCCCGCATATTTATATGTGCTGTGATCCGGTACGGCCCTATGTCTCAGCAGCGTTGCCACATGGCGTGCGCCGCTTCGAATTCATGGTGATGCCAGGGGAGACGGAAAGTGAATTGAGCAAACCGGAGAAAATGCGGGAATTACTGGCGAAAGTGTTACCTGAGCCTGACCGTGTTGAGCTGATCCGCCAGCGTGTTTATACCCATAATGCCCGGCTCGCCGCGCAATTCCGGGTCGATCGTATTCTGCTGGCGGGTGACGCCGTTCATATCATGCCGGTGTGGCAAGGGCAGGGATATAACAGCGGCATGCGTGATGCTTTTAACCTGGCCTGGAAACTGGCCATGGTGGTTAAAGGCCAGGCTGGGGATACCCTGCTCAATACTTATCAACAAGAACGCCGCGATCATGCCAAAGCGATGATCGATCTTTCCGTTACCGCCGGACATGTGCTGGCCCCACCGCGCCGCTGGCAAGGCAAACTGCGTGATGTCCTGTCTTGGTTGTTCAATTATTTGCCCCCGATCAAACGCTATTTCCTTGAAATGCGCTTTAAACCGATGCCGCAATACCGCGCAGGGGCGCTGGTGATGGGCACGGAGAAGTTTTCACCGGTGGGGCGTATGTTTATTCAGCCGAAAGTGACACTCAGTGATGGACGCCAGCAACGTCTGGATGACGTCATCGGACCGCAATTTGCCATTATAGCCTGGGGCAGTAACCCGCAATGGGGGTTGAATACCGAACAGATCCGGCAGTGGCAACAGGTCGGAGCCCAATTCATTCAGGTGGTGCCAGAAGTACAGCTTTCTGCAATACATCAACTGCCTGCCGGTGTGGTGTGCGTTGGGGATCATACCGGCAGACTGAAAGCGTGGTTTGCCGAGCGGCAGCACTCCATCGTGGTTCTCCGCCCGGATCGCTTTGTTGCTGGTGTTGCCATTCCACAAACTCTTGCCCGGTTGATGAACGAGTTGGCAATGGCGGTTTCGCTACGCGCGGCAACAACCACAACCACGATAGAAAACAAGGTGGCTTGA
- the mhpB gene encoding 3-carboxyethylcatechol 2,3-dioxygenase — MSAYLHCLSHSPLVGYVDPAPEVLAEVETIIADARERIQAFDPELVILFAPDHYNGFFYDIMPPFCIGTAATAIGDFNSAAGELPVPQVLAEACAHAVMAAGVDVAVSYCMQVDHGFAQPLEYLLGGLANYPVLPVFINAVAPPLPSFQRTRLLGEAIGRFARGLNQRVLILGSGGLSHQPPVPQLAGADAHMRDRLLGSGRHLPPDERQLRQHRVISAARAFVEDQHTLHPLNPVWDNQFMRILASGKLAELDALGNDELSAIAGRSTHEVKTWMAAFAALSAFGPYQAQHRYYRELPEWITGFGSLSAVPLK; from the coding sequence ATGAGTGCTTACCTGCATTGTCTGTCTCATTCTCCGTTGGTGGGATACGTTGATCCGGCGCCCGAGGTGTTGGCCGAAGTGGAAACAATCATTGCCGACGCGCGGGAACGGATCCAAGCGTTTGATCCTGAACTGGTGATCCTGTTTGCGCCCGATCATTACAACGGCTTTTTCTACGACATTATGCCGCCTTTCTGTATAGGTACGGCGGCGACGGCAATTGGGGATTTCAACAGCGCAGCCGGTGAGTTACCGGTGCCGCAAGTGCTGGCCGAAGCCTGTGCCCATGCGGTGATGGCGGCTGGGGTCGACGTGGCGGTTTCCTACTGCATGCAGGTAGATCATGGTTTTGCCCAGCCCCTGGAGTATTTGCTTGGCGGGTTGGCGAATTACCCGGTACTGCCCGTCTTTATCAACGCAGTGGCACCACCGCTGCCCAGCTTCCAGCGCACGCGTCTGCTGGGGGAAGCCATCGGGCGTTTTGCGCGTGGCCTCAATCAACGGGTACTGATCCTGGGATCGGGCGGGCTATCGCATCAGCCGCCGGTACCACAACTGGCAGGAGCGGATGCCCACATGCGCGATCGCCTACTGGGCAGTGGCCGACACTTACCGCCAGATGAGCGCCAATTACGACAGCATCGGGTGATTTCTGCCGCTCGCGCCTTTGTCGAAGATCAACACACGTTACATCCGCTCAATCCGGTCTGGGATAACCAGTTTATGCGTATTCTTGCCAGCGGCAAGCTGGCTGAGCTGGATGCTCTGGGTAATGACGAACTGTCTGCGATCGCTGGCCGCTCAACCCACGAAGTTAAAACCTGGATGGCCGCCTTTGCGGCGCTATCGGCTTTTGGTCCTTATCAGGCGCAGCACCGTTACTACCGCGAACTTCCCGAATGGATCACCGGGTTCGGCTCCTTAAGCGCGGTGCCGCTGAAATAA